A single window of Populus nigra chromosome 17, ddPopNigr1.1, whole genome shotgun sequence DNA harbors:
- the LOC133676835 gene encoding protein sym-1-like produces MVPNPVSLTRKTPLLYCFVGFSCKPTSHSSQRTQLSLNPVQITGFRACSSSTLFSNSLNYSHGAVFKDLDGTRKRYRQLGVDQSRLLAVSDGGSGGSGGVGGSSGGGGEGGGASSGSGGNSNWSFLSWYLNLLANYPVLTKAVTSAILTLMGDLICQLVIDQVPSLDLKRTFLFTLLGLVLVGPTLHIWYLYLSKLVTVPGASGAFLRLLADQFVFSPIFIGVFLSTLVTLEGRPSQVIPKLQQEWFSAVLANWQLWIPFQFLNFRFVPQQFQVLAANVIALVWNVILSFKAHKEVLPK; encoded by the exons atggtGCCAAACCCAGTATCTCTCACTCGTAAGACTCCATTGTTATACTGTTTTGTGGGTTTTTCATGCAAACCCACTTCTCATTCTAGCCAAAGAACTCAGCTTTCCTTGAACCCTGTTCAGATAACTGGATTCAGGGCCTGTTCTTCTTCTACTCTGTTTTCAAATTCTTTAAATTATAGTCATGGAGCTGTGTTTAAGGACTTGGATGGTACTAGAAAGAGATATAGGCAATTGGGTGTTGATCAATCTCGTCTCTTGGCTGTTTCTGATGGTGGCTCTGGTGGTTCTGGTGGGGTTGGAGGCTCTTCTGGTGGTGGAGGTGAAGGTGGTGGTGCTAGTAGTGGTTCTGGTGGAAATAGTAACTGGTCCTTCCTTTCATG GTATTTGAATCTTCTTGCAAATTACCCTGTGTTGACTAAAGCTGTAACTTCTGCAATATTGACTCTTATGGGAGACTTGATCTGCCAG CTTGTGATTGATCAAGTTCCATCCCTAGACCTTAAAAGAACTTTCTTGTTTACACTCTTGGGGCTGGTACTGGTGGGTCCTACATTGCATATCTG GTACTTATATTTGAGTAAATTGGTAACAGTACCCGGAGCATCAGGTGCATTCTTGCGCCTTTTAGCTGATCAG tttgttttttctcctaTATTCATTGGAGTTTTCTTGTCAACATTGGTGACGCTGGAGGGAAGGCCATCACAAGTCATACCTAAGCTTCAGCAG GAATGGTTTTCTGCTGTTCTTGCAAATTGGCAACTGTGGATACCATTTCAATTTCTGAACTTCCGTTTTGTCCCACAGCAATTTCAG GTTCTTGCTGCTAATGTTATTGCTTTAGTCTGGAATGTGATTCTCTCATTCAAAGCTCACAAAGAGGTTCTCCCAAAATAG
- the LOC133676518 gene encoding calmodulin-binding protein 25 — protein MASSENLASLEPWNMMFRPSLSDCWISEAYARDTETITKALQKSLFNNIDDIPINTNTNDNSSNSFSITETFSSNSINPFTGLIETAPPTPTPSNVSGSDPETAGVTKRHRNPVPGATGKVSKRKSRASKRSQTTFITADPANFRQMVQQVTGVRFNNPQVSMVPVLKPEPQRLGGRFQGGSGCLPTLDTSAFLLDHHQQQVVVGSTSGSSPGSGPVSFTQQPMMGDVGVGSSGGIDFDTFSSFPTLESWKVV, from the coding sequence ATGGCATCATCGGAGAACTTGGCAAGTCTTGAGCCATGGAATATGATGTTTAGGCCAAGTTTGTCAGATTGTTGGATTTCCGAAGCTTATGCTCGAGACACGGAAACTATAACAAAAGCTCTCCAAAAATCCCTCTTTAACAATATAGATGATATCCCCATAAACACCAACACAAATGATAACAGCTCTAACTCTTTCTCCATCACCGAAACgttttcttcaaattcaatCAACCCGTTTACCGGCCTAATCGAGACGGCACCCCCGACTCCGACGCCCTCAAACGTTTCTGGGTCGGACCCAGAAACGGCTGGGGTCACGAAACGCCATCGAAACCCTGTGCCGGGTGCTACCGGGAAGGTCTCGAAACGTAAGTCAAGGGCTTCGAAACGGTCTCAGACCACTTTTATTACAGCTGATCCGGCTAATTTTAGACAGATGGTGCAACAGGTTACCGGTGTTAGATTCAATAACCCGCAGGTTTCAATGGTTCCTGTTTTGAAGCCTGAGCCTCAAAGACTTGGTGGCCGGTTTCAAGGGGGTAGTGGGTGCTTACCCACTCTTGATACGTCGGCGTTTCTGCTTGATCACCATCAACAGCAGGTGGTCGTGGGTTCAACTTCTGGTTCTAGTCCTGGGTCTGGCCCAGTTTCTTTTACTCAGCAGCCCATGATGGGTGATGTTGGTGTTGGTTCAAGTGGTGGCATAGATTTTGACACTTTCTCTAGTTTTCCCACTCTAGAGTCATGGAAAGTAGTgtga